A region of the Mus caroli chromosome 7, CAROLI_EIJ_v1.1, whole genome shotgun sequence genome:
TGGTATAAAGAGATAATAAGAATAGCTTATCAGACCTTTGAATGACCAAAACCTGGGATACTATGGCAAACCACAATTCTGAGAACTTTCCCATTGCTACCTGGGACAAGGTGAGGTAGTTTGGAACCTCACAACTTCACCTATGCAGTGCTGTGGCCTCTTCCCAGCAGACTCCTACCTGCATTCACAGATTCTTTTGCCATGGCTACTATGATTTTGGAATTGCTGGCAATTTTTTCTGCACATTGGATGGCTTCTTCAACAAGTTTCTCAACAGGAAAAATCTTGCTTACAAGACCTAAAACATGAAAAGTCTGAATATCACGCAGAAATATCCTTGTCTACTTCCTCTAGAACCCGGTGACACTGAGAGGCCAGTTCTCTGGGTCCTAATCAAGGGATGGCTGTCCCCAGCAGTGGGTGACTCTGTGCTCTCCACTGCCGAGCTCCAGTCACATGCTGTCTACAGGATCAAATGGAACAGAGGACTTGAGGACTGTGGTCACTGGCAAGGGCAGGAAAAAGGCTGGCCTTTAAGAGCTTTTAAAGGCAGTGGAAAGAgatattgttattatttctaaCCTGAACATATGTTGCCACTCTCTGGTATATGATGTATTTCAAGATATAAAAGCTAAGGACAGAACCTTAGGGCTCCAACACCAGCTACCCACGGGGACACCTGAAGCAGCCTATGCCTTCCCCAGCTCCCAGCACCAGATACCTCACCTGCTTGCTTCGCATCCTGGGCTGAGATGCGGTCACCAGTGAGGACCATCTCCATTGCTAGCGATTTGCCGACTGCTCGGGTGAGTCTCTGAGTGCCTCCAGCACCTACAGGGAGAGAGCTGAGGTCTCACCTGGCCCTTTGTCAGGTGACACTGAGAAGAAACccagggctgggatgtagctcagtgacagaagaGGCTTTAACATGCACGAGGCCAAGGGATCCTTCTCGGCATTAAAAAGGAAGAACGAAAAATCAAACTGGCTCCTTTCCCACCATTATGGAAGAAGTTTCCAGGTCTGCCTTCTCCAGGTTGGCCTGCACCAATACACTGATCTCACTGCTCAGAATCTCAGAACAAGCCTGGTCGAGCCTGGTCAGCCCTGGAGAGTAGCAGAGACCTCCTCTGAATGTGGTCTCTTCTCTGAGGGTTCAAGTCCTTTCTCTTGAGTGTTCACCTTCTCCTGCCAGGTCTAAGTGGCTCCTGGAGGGCAATGCTATCGCTTCCTCCATATCTTAGGGCTTTCCCAGGCAGTGGGGAGTGAGAATTCCCCAATCTGCTGTGCTGAACTCAGGGAGGCTTCCTGACCTGTTATGTCATTGGCATAGGAATGGACAGAGCCAGACTCACATGGGACAGTGTTTTCAGTGTAAACCCAAGTCTACTCATTTTtctcccaagcttctggcatacAAAGCTCTtaaacagccgggtgtggtggcgcacgcctttaatcccagcactcgggaggcagaggcaggcggatttctgagttcgaggccagccaggtctacaaagtgagttccaggacagccagggctatacagagaaaccctgtctcaaaaaaaaaaaaaaaaaaaaaagaaaagaaaaaaagctcttAAAGGTGTATGGATCATGGGCAGGAAAGAACCATTGTGGCTCAAGCCAGTAAACTCTGTGTATATGATATTGTTGGATTTAGGATCTGAATATTCATGAGAGATGGACATGTCCTGAGGCTTCCAGACTGCACTGAGCATCATATGCTGTCTTTCAGGTGCTGGTTGACGGAGAGAAAACTGAACAGACAAGTAAGGCTAAGACTCAGGCTTATCCTGCTACAGCTcacctattctttcttttttaaagatttatttatttatatgtaagtatactgtcgctgtcttcagacaccccagaagagggcatcagatctcattacagatggttgtgagccaccatgtggttgtgggatttgaactcaggatcttcggaagagcagtcagtgctcttaacagctgagcacacgcctttaatcccagcactcggaaggcagaggcggcggatttctgagcttgaggccagcctggtctacaaagtgagttccaggacagccagggctatacagagaaaccctgtctcgaaaaacaaaaaacaaacaaacaaacaaacaaacaaacaaaaacagctgagccatctctccagcccccagctcacATATTCTTACCTGGGATGGTCCCCAGGAGGATTTCTGGCTGTCCGAACTGGGCTTTCTCACCAGCATAGATGATATCACACATCATGGCAAGTTCACAACCCCCACcaagctgaaaaataaaaatgttcagaagcaggtggatttgaCCAGAGGAGCCCAGGCAGAAAACCATAGAACTTTTCTGGAACCACGAAACAGAGTCAGATAAGAGCAAATGTTAACTTAGCTGAACTAACTAACTAGATTTAACTAACTAGATTTAAGTGGTAGGATAAATATAAGGGGAATGTTGCTCCCCTTAGCTGGGTGCATAGACTTTTATGCAAAGGGCCAGGCAGTAAATATTTTTGGCTTTGTGGTGAATAACTCAGTCTGGCATAGTAGCTCCAAATTAGCCACAGAGGGTAAGGGCATGAATTTGAGTGGCTGACCAACCCTACCAGAATGGGTTTTATTCAATAATCAGCATGTACAATAATCACATGGTTTTTCCATGGGCTAAGCCAGTGCTGCATTTCTCAATAGCCTAGTGAAGCAGGAACCCTAGTGGGAGTCCAGACAGAGTACTCACAGCCTTCACACAAGTAGCTTAGCCACTGcagcaattaaaaagaaacagaaaagttcaTTGAGGCATCTGGGAACTAGCCAATGGGCCTCCATCAAACAAAGCAGATAGCAAAAGACACTATTGGCTTTTAAAGGCACAGGTCCTTCCACCTTGCACAGGAGGCCTCTGGGGAGCTGACACTTACAGCATAACCATTGACAGCTGCGATGACCGGTTTCTTGACCCGGGTGATGTGGTCCCAGTGGCTCAGGAACTTGCTGGAGTAACAGTCCTGAAATGTCCGGTTCTGCATTTCCTTGATGTCAGCTCCAGCTACAGGTACAATTCGCGGTTCCAATTACCACACATTAAAGAAATTCTCAGTCCTCAAGGCTTGGGGGCACTTCCCTCCACAGTGGGGACAGCTGATACATGGACCAACAACTCATCAAGCCAAGTGTTTTAAGAAGGTAATGTTGAGGACTGTGGACTGCAGGCAGTGGATGGCATGTACACTTAGAGGAGGACCGGCTTAGGCCAGTTTTTACCTGACTAGTAAGGAACTGAGCATACCTGAATGTTCAGCACATGCCCTGCTCTTCCACACAGTTTACTTTACAGGTTAGTATATCTTAAGGCACCCCTCTCATCACAGAGAAACTGGTCCATTTTGCTGCTTCCCAcaggccctagcattcccctccCATCCACAACCatggctgctgggattaaaggcacacctGCAAAGGCCTTATCCCCACCAGTGAGCACAATGGCGCCCACAGCAGGATCTTGCTCAAAGGTCTCCAGTGCTTGGTTGAGCTCCTCAATCAGGCCGTTGCAAAGTGCATTGAGTGCCTTGGGGCGGTTCAACTGGATCAG
Encoded here:
- the Echs1 gene encoding enoyl-CoA hydratase, mitochondrial isoform X2, encoding MAALRALLPRACSSLLSSVRCPELRRFASGANFQYIITEKKGKNSSVGLIQLNRPKALNALCNGLIEELNQALETFEQDPAVGAIVLTGGDKAFAAGADIKEMQNRTFQDCYSSKFLSHWDHITRVKKPVIAAVNGYALGGGCELAMMCDIIYAGEKAQFGQPEILLGTIPGAGGTQRLTRAVGKSLAMEMVLTGDRISAQDAKQAAFEMTLTEGNKLEKRLFYSTFATDDRREGMTAFVEKRKANFKDH
- the Echs1 gene encoding enoyl-CoA hydratase, mitochondrial isoform X1 is translated as MAALRALLPRACSSLLSSVRCPELRRFASGANFQYIITEKKGKNSSVGLIQLNRPKALNALCNGLIEELNQALETFEQDPAVGAIVLTGGDKAFAAGADIKEMQNRTFQDCYSSKFLSHWDHITRVKKPVIAAVNGYALGGGCELAMMCDIIYAGEKAQFGQPEILLGTIPGAGGTQRLTRAVGKSLAMEMVLTGDRISAQDAKQAGLVSKIFPVEKLVEEAIQCAEKIASNSKIIVAMAKESVNAAFEMTLTEGNKLEKRLFYSTFATDDRREGMTAFVEKRKANFKDH